In Desulfovibrio aminophilus DSM 12254, a single window of DNA contains:
- the lhgO gene encoding L-2-hydroxyglutarate oxidase, producing the protein MRTAGIVICGAGIVGLTLARELVRRGHSDILILDKEPDIGRHASGRNSGVLHSGVYYSPGSLRAKSCLEGNRLMREYCREHGLPIKENGKVIVTRTEAELPALLELHRRATENGALVELIDERALAEIEPLARTVGQALRVPQTAVVDPKAILAQLRRELTDSGKVQFLFMARFTGRPGPRQAETTAGRVSYGFFINAAGAHCDRVAHAFGVGRNYRLVPFKGIYRKLSGPRADLVHGSIYPVPDIRNPFLGVHFTRGVHDDVYLGPTAIPAFGRENYGILTGVDGEAPSILWRDTVLFAKNPKFRAVALEEPRKYFFRHFFNDARKLVKELDPADVVPTHKAGIRPQLVDLGTHELVMDFLVERDRESLHVLNAISPAFTSSLFFARMLADEHLERPGEPAAKGL; encoded by the coding sequence ATGCGCACTGCCGGAATCGTCATCTGCGGGGCGGGCATCGTGGGCCTGACCCTGGCCCGCGAACTGGTCCGCCGGGGCCACTCGGACATCCTCATCCTGGACAAGGAGCCGGACATCGGCCGCCATGCCTCGGGCCGCAACAGCGGTGTGCTCCACTCCGGGGTCTATTATTCTCCGGGCAGCCTGCGGGCAAAATCCTGCCTGGAAGGCAACCGCCTCATGCGCGAATACTGCCGGGAGCACGGCCTGCCGATCAAGGAGAACGGCAAGGTCATCGTCACACGGACGGAAGCCGAGCTGCCTGCCCTGCTTGAGCTGCACCGCCGGGCCACGGAAAACGGCGCCCTGGTGGAGCTCATCGACGAACGCGCCCTGGCCGAGATCGAACCCCTGGCCCGCACCGTGGGCCAGGCCTTGCGCGTGCCCCAGACCGCAGTGGTGGACCCCAAGGCCATCCTGGCCCAACTGCGCCGGGAGCTGACCGATTCGGGCAAGGTCCAGTTCCTGTTCATGGCCCGCTTCACCGGACGCCCCGGCCCGCGTCAGGCCGAGACGACGGCCGGGCGCGTGAGCTACGGATTCTTCATCAACGCCGCCGGGGCCCATTGCGACCGCGTGGCCCACGCCTTCGGGGTCGGACGCAACTACCGGCTGGTGCCCTTCAAGGGCATCTACCGCAAGCTCAGCGGCCCGCGCGCCGATCTCGTGCATGGCAGCATCTATCCCGTGCCGGACATCCGCAATCCCTTTCTGGGGGTGCATTTCACCCGGGGCGTGCACGACGACGTCTACCTCGGGCCCACGGCCATTCCGGCCTTCGGCCGCGAGAACTACGGCATCCTGACCGGGGTGGACGGCGAGGCCCCCTCGATCCTCTGGCGCGACACGGTGCTTTTCGCGAAGAATCCCAAATTCCGGGCCGTGGCCTTGGAGGAGCCGCGCAAATACTTCTTCAGGCACTTCTTCAACGACGCCCGAAAGCTGGTCAAGGAACTGGACCCGGCCGACGTGGTTCCCACGCACAAGGCAGGCATCCGGCCTCAGTTGGTGGATCTGGGGACGCACGAACTGGTCATGGATTTCCTGGTGGAGCGCGACCGGGAGAGCCTGCACGTGCTCAACGCCATCTCCCCGGCCTTCACCAGCTCGCTGTTCTTCGCCCGCATGCTCGCCGACGAGCATCTGGAGCGACCCGGGGAACCTGCGGCGAAAGGCCTTTGA
- a CDS encoding NAD(P)H-dependent flavin oxidoreductase, protein MNLLKCLKDFPQLTIGDLTARLPIIQGGMGVGISLSGLASAVANEGGVGVISAAMIGNAEPDIAKDPTGAHIRALTREIRKAREMTKGILGVNVMVALSNFADMVSTSVREGVDVLFCGAGLPLDLPKYVTEGAKTKLVPIVSSGRAAVILCKKWLSRFNVLPDAFVVEGPKAGGHLGFKPEQVDDPAFALERIVPEVIEAVRPFEEQSGKRIPTIAAGGVYTGEDICRFLEMGAAGVQMGTRFVATVECDADEAFKQAYVQAKKEDIVIIQSPVGMPGRAVKGPFLDDVAQGNRKPRTCAYKCIVTCDHTKSPYCIAQALVNAMKGKLKHGFAFAGANAWRVDSIVTVRELVNQLRDDFMRFCGKKD, encoded by the coding sequence ATGAACCTATTGAAATGTCTTAAGGATTTTCCCCAACTGACCATCGGCGACCTGACCGCCCGCCTGCCCATCATCCAGGGCGGCATGGGTGTGGGCATCTCGCTTTCCGGCCTGGCCTCGGCCGTGGCCAACGAGGGCGGCGTGGGAGTCATCTCGGCGGCCATGATCGGCAATGCCGAGCCCGACATCGCCAAGGACCCCACCGGCGCGCACATCCGCGCCCTGACCCGCGAAATCCGCAAGGCCCGCGAAATGACCAAGGGCATCCTGGGCGTGAACGTCATGGTCGCCCTCTCCAACTTCGCGGACATGGTCAGCACCTCGGTGCGCGAGGGCGTGGACGTGCTCTTCTGCGGCGCGGGCCTGCCCCTGGACCTGCCCAAGTACGTCACCGAGGGAGCCAAGACCAAGCTCGTGCCCATCGTCTCCTCGGGCCGGGCCGCCGTGATCCTGTGCAAGAAGTGGCTCTCGCGCTTCAACGTCCTGCCCGACGCCTTCGTGGTCGAAGGCCCCAAGGCGGGCGGCCACTTGGGTTTCAAGCCCGAGCAGGTGGACGATCCGGCCTTCGCCTTGGAACGTATCGTGCCCGAGGTCATCGAGGCCGTGCGGCCCTTCGAGGAGCAGTCCGGCAAGCGCATCCCGACCATCGCGGCGGGCGGCGTCTACACCGGCGAGGACATCTGCCGTTTCCTGGAAATGGGCGCGGCCGGAGTCCAGATGGGCACCCGCTTCGTGGCCACGGTGGAATGCGACGCCGATGAGGCGTTCAAGCAGGCATACGTGCAGGCCAAGAAAGAGGACATCGTCATCATCCAGAGCCCGGTGGGCATGCCCGGCCGGGCGGTGAAGGGCCCCTTCCTGGACGATGTGGCCCAGGGCAACCGCAAGCCCCGGACCTGCGCCTACAAGTGCATCGTCACCTGTGACCACACCAAGAGCCCGTACTGCATCGCTCAGGCCCTGGTGAACGCCATGAAGGGCAAGCTGAAGCACGGCTTCGCCTTCGCCGGAGCCAACGCCTGGCGGGTGGACTCCATCGTCACAGTGCGCGAACTGGTGAACCAGCTTCGCGACGATTTCATGCGCTTCTGCGGGAAGAAAGACTAG
- a CDS encoding peptidylprolyl isomerase has translation MSNPMVLIETPMGEILVELWPDKAPETVENFLKYVDDEFYDGLIFHRVIKGFMIQGGGMDMMMREKKTRGPVKNEARADTPNQLGTIAMARTPDPHSATAQFFINVADNQFLNHRDETADGFGYCVFGKVTEGMDTVEKIAKVRTKTAGFHADVPSDPITIISARRFEL, from the coding sequence ATGAGCAATCCCATGGTGCTGATCGAGACCCCGATGGGCGAGATCCTGGTGGAACTCTGGCCCGACAAGGCCCCGGAAACGGTGGAGAACTTCCTCAAGTACGTGGATGATGAGTTCTACGACGGGCTCATCTTTCATCGCGTCATCAAGGGCTTCATGATCCAGGGCGGCGGCATGGACATGATGATGCGCGAGAAGAAGACGCGTGGCCCGGTGAAGAACGAGGCCCGGGCCGACACGCCCAACCAGCTCGGCACCATCGCCATGGCCCGCACCCCGGATCCCCACAGCGCCACGGCCCAGTTCTTCATCAACGTGGCCGACAACCAGTTCCTGAACCACCGTGACGAGACGGCCGACGGCTTCGGCTACTGCGTGTTCGGCAAGGTCACGGAAGGCATGGATACGGTGGAGAAGATCGCCAAGGTTCGGACCAAGACAGCGGGCTTCCACGCCGACGTGCCGAGCGATCCCATCACCATCATTTCGGCCCGCCGCTTTGAGCTGTAG
- the xerC gene encoding tyrosine recombinase XerC, translating into MFSTRGSASPPPLAEICQGFLAHLAAEKGFSAATLAAYENDLRLFTGYLGGRGVSLEEPETVTKEHVRGFLAELHRRGLKKSSVARKLSALRSFFRFLLRQRLVESDPVRGLSNPKQEKRHPRALNVDQAIGLMEAKLPPDPEGLRDLALAELLYGSGLRISEAVGLDVHDLDTSSGVARVTGKGSKERLAPLSDAARTRLDRYLAQRHAFVADPLEKALFLGRQGKRLNRRQAARIVDHLAKLAGLPQHVHPHMLRHSFATHMLEAGADLRDIQELLGHERISTTQRYTHLNLQQIMAVYDKAHPRASSEEKKPREKEK; encoded by the coding sequence ATGTTCTCGACCAGAGGGAGCGCTAGTCCGCCGCCCCTGGCCGAGATCTGCCAGGGATTTCTGGCGCATCTCGCGGCCGAGAAGGGCTTTTCCGCCGCCACCCTGGCGGCCTACGAGAACGATCTGCGCCTGTTCACCGGGTATTTGGGCGGACGCGGCGTGTCCCTGGAAGAGCCGGAGACGGTCACCAAGGAGCACGTGCGCGGCTTCCTGGCCGAACTGCACCGGCGCGGCCTGAAGAAGAGCAGCGTAGCCCGCAAACTCTCGGCTTTGCGGAGCTTTTTTCGTTTTCTTCTGCGCCAGAGGCTGGTGGAGAGCGATCCCGTGCGCGGATTGTCCAACCCCAAGCAGGAGAAGCGCCATCCGCGCGCACTCAACGTGGACCAGGCCATCGGCCTGATGGAGGCCAAGCTGCCGCCGGACCCCGAGGGGCTGCGCGATCTGGCCCTGGCCGAACTGCTCTACGGTTCGGGCCTGCGCATATCCGAGGCCGTGGGCCTGGATGTGCATGACCTGGACACCTCCTCGGGGGTGGCCAGGGTCACGGGCAAGGGTTCCAAGGAGCGTCTGGCTCCGCTTTCGGATGCCGCCCGGACGCGTTTGGACCGCTACTTGGCTCAGCGCCACGCCTTCGTCGCCGATCCCCTGGAGAAGGCCCTCTTCCTGGGCCGCCAGGGCAAGCGCCTGAACCGGCGGCAAGCGGCGCGCATCGTGGACCACTTGGCCAAGCTGGCCGGGTTGCCTCAGCACGTGCATCCACACATGCTTCGCCACAGCTTCGCCACCCACATGCTCGAGGCGGGCGCGGACCTGCGTGACATTCAGGAGCTTTTAGGGCACGAGCGCATCAGCACGACGCAACGCTACACGCACCTCAACCTGCAGCAGATCATGGCGGTGTACGACAAGGCCCACCCCCGGGCCTCGTCCGAAGAAAAAAAACCTCGGGAAAAGGAGAAATAA
- a CDS encoding GGDEF domain-containing response regulator, with product MDDIPALRGQEAFLLSPDKELAELLTGLWPVEHMRFTVFERGRRAIEHLFNDPPDLLVVDERLPDIGGPEVASLVKSENVYRQLPVVLVMDREGLDLPRDWEQVEVDDFLVRPLDPKETRARVNLTMLRAMRALDANPLSKLPGNTSILQRIQQCVDSGEDFALAYCDLDYFKSFNDKYGFSRGDEVLMMTARVIVNTIRTFGGVRSFVGHVGGDDFVFIMPPDLVEEACRRVVQSFDSIVPHFYDADDRARGSIVSVDRQGVTRTFPIMAVSIAVVFSTGKRRLSHAGEAASIAMGLKKKAKENPKSCYVLDQRER from the coding sequence GTGGACGACATTCCCGCCCTGCGCGGGCAGGAGGCCTTTCTCCTCTCTCCGGACAAGGAGCTGGCCGAGTTGCTTACCGGGCTCTGGCCTGTGGAGCACATGCGCTTCACGGTCTTTGAGCGCGGCCGCCGGGCCATCGAACACCTCTTCAACGACCCGCCGGACCTGTTGGTGGTGGACGAGCGCTTGCCGGACATCGGCGGCCCCGAGGTGGCCTCGCTGGTCAAGAGCGAGAACGTCTATCGCCAGTTGCCCGTGGTCCTGGTCATGGATCGCGAGGGTCTGGACCTGCCCCGGGATTGGGAGCAAGTGGAGGTGGACGACTTTCTGGTCCGCCCCCTGGACCCGAAGGAAACCCGGGCCCGCGTCAACCTGACCATGTTGCGGGCCATGCGCGCCCTTGACGCCAATCCTTTGAGCAAGCTGCCGGGCAACACCTCCATTCTCCAGCGCATCCAGCAGTGCGTGGACAGCGGCGAGGACTTCGCCCTGGCCTACTGCGATCTGGACTATTTCAAATCCTTCAACGACAAATACGGCTTCTCCCGGGGCGACGAGGTGCTCATGATGACCGCTCGGGTCATCGTCAACACCATCCGGACGTTCGGCGGAGTGCGTTCCTTCGTGGGCCACGTGGGCGGCGACGATTTCGTCTTCATCATGCCGCCGGACTTGGTGGAGGAGGCCTGCCGCCGGGTAGTCCAGAGCTTCGATTCCATCGTGCCGCATTTCTACGACGCCGACGACCGGGCCCGGGGCTCCATAGTTTCCGTGGATCGCCAGGGCGTCACGCGCACCTTTCCCATCATGGCCGTGTCCATCGCCGTGGTCTTCAGCACGGGGAAGCGCCGGCTGAGCCACGCGGGCGAAGCCGCCTCCATCGCCATGGGACTCAAGAAGAAGGCCAAGGAAAACCCCAAGAGCTGTTATGTTCTCGACCAGAGGGAGCGCTAG